The following coding sequences are from one Halobaculum sp. XH14 window:
- a CDS encoding ATP-binding protein, protein MKQFVDRAAELDRLRTLYGTDEAELAVVYGRRQIGKSELVRQSIAGRDDAVYYQAVQGTPTVQLNRFVEAAEDAYPSVTSIKEEWEPLLAHLIDRDAVVVIDEFPYLVESNEALPSVVQHLWDTSVDGSRATVVLTGSAVGMIHTHVLDGGAPLYGRVSQHPNGRIELEPLPFRATKAFVPGYDAEERVFVHGVFGGTPRYLDPLDADSSVGENVSRLLLDPDGTLHDEPETVLQMELTEVNTYFSLLESMARGNRSRNDIAQDAGVESTNTSYYFDRLETLRIVGTDHPALADPARSKRTRYRIRDPLFRFYFRYLYGRDGRYELYGEDAYADLVEPELPDFVSETFESLCHGALPALYPAYTLTRVPGQWWRKGREIDVVAPTDEGTLLVGEAKFTGGPLGYGVLSTLEEDARRVDWTPPGGGEPTYEYALFSRNGFTRSVGEAAAERTDLELVHLADVVAALDGTGAG, encoded by the coding sequence GTGAAACAGTTCGTGGATCGCGCCGCCGAACTCGACCGGCTTCGGACCCTGTACGGGACCGACGAGGCGGAACTGGCGGTCGTCTACGGTCGGCGACAGATCGGGAAGAGCGAACTCGTCCGGCAGTCGATCGCGGGCCGGGACGACGCGGTGTACTACCAGGCGGTCCAGGGGACGCCCACCGTCCAGTTGAACCGGTTCGTGGAGGCCGCCGAGGACGCGTATCCGAGCGTCACGTCGATCAAGGAGGAGTGGGAGCCGCTGCTCGCACACCTGATCGATCGGGACGCGGTAGTCGTGATCGACGAGTTCCCGTACCTCGTCGAGTCGAACGAGGCACTTCCGTCCGTCGTCCAGCACCTGTGGGACACGAGCGTGGACGGGAGCCGGGCCACGGTCGTGCTGACCGGCTCCGCCGTCGGGATGATCCACACGCACGTCCTCGACGGGGGCGCGCCGCTCTACGGGCGCGTGTCGCAGCATCCGAACGGTCGGATCGAACTGGAACCGCTCCCGTTCCGGGCGACGAAGGCGTTCGTTCCGGGGTACGACGCCGAAGAGCGGGTGTTCGTCCACGGCGTGTTCGGAGGGACCCCCCGGTATCTCGACCCGCTCGACGCCGATTCGAGCGTCGGGGAGAACGTCTCCCGACTCCTCCTCGACCCCGACGGGACGCTCCACGACGAGCCCGAGACCGTGCTGCAGATGGAACTCACGGAGGTGAACACGTACTTCTCGCTCCTCGAGTCGATGGCGAGGGGGAACCGGAGCCGGAACGACATCGCCCAGGACGCGGGCGTCGAGAGCACGAACACGTCGTACTACTTCGACCGCCTCGAGACCCTCCGGATCGTGGGAACCGACCACCCGGCGCTCGCCGACCCCGCACGGAGCAAACGGACCCGCTACCGCATCCGTGACCCGCTGTTCCGGTTCTACTTCCGGTACCTGTACGGGCGGGACGGTCGGTACGAACTGTACGGCGAGGACGCCTACGCCGACCTCGTCGAACCCGAACTCCCGGACTTCGTCAGCGAGACGTTCGAGTCGCTCTGTCACGGGGCGCTTCCCGCGCTGTATCCGGCGTACACGCTCACGCGGGTGCCCGGTCAGTGGTGGCGCAAGGGGCGCGAGATCGACGTCGTCGCGCCGACCGACGAGGGGACGCTGCTCGTCGGGGAGGCGAAGTTCACCGGCGGCCCCCTCGGGTACGGGGTGCTCTCGACGCTGGAGGAGGACGCCCGACGGGTCGACTGGACGCCCCCGGGGGGCGGCGAGCCGACGTACGAGTACGCGCTGTTCAGTCGGAACGGGTTCACCCGGTCAGTCGGGGAGGCGGCGGCCGAGCGCACCGACCTCGAACTCGTCCACCTCGCCGACGTGGTCGCCGCGCTCGACGGGACGGGAGCCGGGTGA
- a CDS encoding ABC transporter ATP-binding protein: protein MTPIHLDDLTKYYGETRGIEDLSFDVREGEVFGFLGPNGAGKTTTIRTLMGFQSPTGGSATVLGHDVTDRAGMIEAKRRIGYVPAEMGFDEGVTGRRFLRYQASLKGDERSGELLELFDPPMDRKIGEYSTGNRRKLAVVLAFMHDPDLVVMDEPTSGLDPLMQERFYEFVRDEQERGTTFFFSSHVLSEVQKICDRVGIVRNGHLVELEDVGTLLDRGGKRVSVRVSGPVDAREFAIDGVHDVTVSGDEQSREPATADGGERDRSADDGSERADDVPATEDAERPDGAGDSPGSGGRQGTSVSFTFTGDYNTLLEHLLGYEILDLDVSDAPLEDVFMRFYGDVDPQGGTGALEGRSDGGTVGEARAGGEGGDGGWADV from the coding sequence ATGACGCCGATTCACCTGGACGACCTGACGAAGTACTACGGGGAGACCCGGGGGATCGAGGACCTCTCGTTCGACGTCCGCGAGGGGGAGGTGTTCGGGTTCCTCGGGCCCAACGGCGCGGGCAAGACCACGACGATCCGCACGCTGATGGGCTTTCAATCCCCGACCGGCGGGAGCGCGACCGTGCTCGGCCACGACGTCACCGACCGGGCGGGGATGATCGAGGCCAAGCGGCGGATCGGCTACGTCCCCGCCGAGATGGGGTTCGACGAGGGCGTCACCGGGCGGCGCTTCCTCCGATACCAGGCGTCGCTCAAGGGCGACGAGCGGAGCGGGGAGCTGTTGGAGCTGTTCGACCCGCCGATGGACCGGAAGATCGGCGAGTACTCGACGGGCAACAGGCGAAAGCTCGCGGTCGTGCTCGCGTTCATGCACGATCCCGACCTCGTCGTCATGGACGAGCCGACCTCGGGGCTCGACCCGCTGATGCAGGAGCGCTTCTACGAGTTCGTCCGCGACGAGCAGGAGCGCGGGACGACGTTCTTCTTCTCCTCGCACGTCCTGAGCGAGGTCCAGAAGATCTGTGACCGGGTGGGGATCGTCCGGAACGGCCACCTCGTCGAACTCGAGGACGTCGGGACGCTGCTCGACCGGGGCGGCAAGCGCGTCTCGGTGCGCGTGAGCGGGCCGGTCGACGCCCGGGAGTTCGCCATCGACGGGGTACACGACGTTACCGTCTCCGGTGACGAGCAGTCGCGGGAGCCCGCCACGGCCGACGGCGGCGAGCGCGACCGGTCGGCCGACGACGGGTCCGAGCGGGCCGACGACGTCCCGGCGACCGAGGACGCCGAACGGCCGGACGGGGCGGGCGACTCCCCCGGCTCCGGCGGGCGCCAGGGGACCTCGGTGAGCTTCACCTTCACGGGCGATTACAACACGCTGCTCGAACACCTGCTGGGCTACGAAATCCTCGATCTGGACGTCTCGGACGCGCCGCTGGAGGACGTGTTCATGCGCTTCTACGGCGACGTCGACCCCCAGGGAGGGACCGGGGCTCTCGAGGGGCGATCAGATGGCGGGACGGTCGGTGAGGCGCGGGCTGGTGGGGAAGGAGGCGACGGGGGATGGGCGGATGTTTGA
- a CDS encoding ABC transporter permease subunit encodes MFEVARYEGERRLVLGATIAAAASFYGAMFVALSPAFTDFDVEAIFANFPRQFTEGLGVTALDTLAGLLAVELFQVGWVLVLGLYLAYSAASMIAGEVESGRMDTLLAAPISRSRLVREEFLSLLVPILAVNVVTPIVLYVGSVVIGDPLVVANLVVLHALAVPYLLCCGAVGFAASAFLRDESLARYASMGALLVAFLVETLLIGTDYEVLGVIAPMNYFDPTEILVEGTFDFAGGAILLAAAAALVLAGQWRFERVDVR; translated from the coding sequence ATGTTTGAGGTCGCGCGCTACGAGGGCGAGCGCCGGCTGGTGCTCGGGGCGACCATCGCGGCCGCGGCGAGCTTCTACGGCGCGATGTTCGTCGCGCTCTCGCCGGCGTTCACCGACTTCGACGTCGAGGCGATCTTCGCGAACTTTCCCCGACAGTTCACCGAGGGGCTCGGCGTCACGGCGCTCGACACCCTCGCTGGCCTGCTCGCGGTCGAACTGTTCCAGGTCGGCTGGGTGCTGGTGCTCGGCCTCTATCTGGCCTACAGCGCCGCCTCGATGATCGCGGGCGAGGTCGAGTCGGGCCGGATGGACACCCTGCTCGCCGCGCCGATCTCCCGGTCGAGGCTCGTCCGCGAGGAGTTCCTCTCGCTCCTGGTGCCGATCCTCGCCGTCAACGTCGTCACCCCCATCGTGCTCTACGTGGGCTCGGTGGTCATCGGCGACCCGCTCGTCGTCGCGAACCTCGTCGTGCTCCACGCGCTGGCGGTGCCGTACCTGCTGTGCTGTGGGGCGGTCGGGTTCGCGGCGTCGGCGTTTCTCCGCGATGAGAGCCTCGCCCGGTACGCCTCGATGGGCGCGCTGCTCGTGGCGTTCCTGGTCGAGACGCTGCTCATCGGCACCGACTACGAGGTCCTCGGCGTGATCGCCCCGATGAACTACTTCGACCCGACCGAGATCCTCGTCGAGGGCACCTTCGACTTCGCGGGCGGGGCCATCCTGCTCGCGGCCGCCGCGGCGCTGGTGCTCGCGGGCCAGTGGCGGTTCGAACGGGTGGACGTCCGATGA
- a CDS encoding ABC transporter permease subunit: MTLDVLRYEGSRRVRSALGISVAFALLALLFVATAPLITTDIAASAEFERVMSQLPQPFVEAFGLRSMTSLAGLLAGEFYTLIWAVFFGIYLAYSAAGSIAGDVDADRMDVLLSAPVSRTSVLLEKFLALLVPIVVASVTTPAVVHVGSLFIDASIDPAALLAVHALAVPYLLCCGAVGLVCSVFLDGEDAAQNAAVGVLFALYLLQSFVPVTDYGWLANVAPMTYFDANEIMLDGTYDLAGAGILLAATVVLLVVSQVRFTRMDIR; the protein is encoded by the coding sequence ATGACGCTCGACGTGTTGCGCTACGAGGGGAGCCGCCGGGTGAGGAGCGCGCTCGGGATCAGCGTCGCGTTCGCGCTGCTGGCGCTGCTGTTCGTGGCGACCGCCCCGCTGATCACGACCGACATCGCGGCCAGCGCCGAGTTCGAGCGGGTCATGTCACAGCTCCCCCAGCCGTTCGTCGAGGCGTTCGGCCTCCGGAGCATGACGAGCCTCGCGGGGCTGCTCGCCGGGGAGTTCTACACCCTGATCTGGGCGGTGTTCTTCGGCATCTACCTCGCGTACAGCGCGGCGGGGTCGATCGCGGGCGACGTCGACGCCGACCGGATGGACGTGCTGCTCTCCGCGCCCGTCTCGCGCACGAGCGTCCTCCTCGAGAAGTTCCTCGCGCTGCTCGTGCCCATCGTCGTCGCGAGCGTCACCACGCCGGCCGTCGTCCACGTCGGCTCGCTGTTCATCGACGCCTCGATCGACCCCGCGGCCCTGCTCGCGGTCCACGCGCTCGCGGTGCCGTACCTGCTGTGCTGTGGGGCCGTCGGGCTCGTGTGCTCGGTGTTCCTCGACGGCGAGGACGCGGCCCAGAACGCGGCCGTCGGCGTGCTGTTCGCGCTGTACCTGCTCCAGTCGTTCGTCCCCGTCACCGACTACGGCTGGCTGGCGAACGTCGCCCCGATGACGTACTTCGACGCGAACGAGATCATGCTCGACGGGACGTACGACCTCGCGGGCGCGGGCATCCTGCTCGCGGCGACGGTCGTGCTGCTCGTCGTGAGCCAGGTCAGGTTCACACGGATGGACATCCGGTGA
- a CDS encoding TetR/AcrR family transcriptional regulator has protein sequence MPRFTDERRERIRETLHETGRELFARYGLGKTTIAELTEPAGIATGTFYQFYDSKEELYIEILEAYGEELIPRLLGNSFEAHDDPEEAITAFLELLLAEFESNPFVHQIIVENEYERIKAQYTEEELEAERERGAAYILPYVEEWYDEGRIDGPDPETIAHAIESVSYVALHEDDIGEERYPAVRDTVISAVAAGLTSDEPS, from the coding sequence ATGCCACGCTTCACTGACGAACGGCGGGAGCGGATCCGGGAGACGCTTCACGAGACCGGGCGCGAACTGTTCGCCCGGTACGGGCTGGGAAAGACGACGATCGCCGAACTGACGGAGCCGGCCGGCATCGCCACCGGCACGTTCTACCAGTTCTACGACTCGAAGGAGGAGCTCTACATCGAGATTCTGGAGGCGTACGGCGAGGAGCTGATCCCCCGGCTGCTCGGCAACTCCTTCGAGGCCCACGACGATCCGGAGGAGGCGATCACGGCGTTCCTCGAGCTGCTGCTCGCCGAGTTCGAGTCGAACCCGTTCGTCCACCAGATCATCGTCGAGAACGAGTACGAACGCATCAAGGCGCAGTACACCGAGGAGGAGCTGGAGGCCGAGCGCGAGCGCGGCGCGGCCTACATCCTGCCGTACGTCGAGGAGTGGTACGACGAGGGCCGGATCGACGGCCCGGACCCCGAGACGATCGCACACGCCATCGAGTCGGTGTCCTACGTCGCGCTCCACGAGGACGACATCGGCGAGGAGCGCTACCCGGCGGTCCGGGACACGGTCATCTCGGCGGTCGCGGCCGGGCTGACGAGCGACGAGCCGTCCTGA
- a CDS encoding rhodanese-like domain-containing protein translates to MDRRSFLRAAGAAGITGTAATAGCLGGSGGEPVELTNETDGYPQPPENVPEERSIDTASFSTTSVEGTDVPLAPIEAALYWHRRREARFADARGESQYERSRITGAVLSPAPDGGDSDPVAAWPEEDRIVCYCGCPHHLSSLRAASLIESGYEEVYVIDEGFWAWQDGGYPMAGSAVTDRPETRAIRGRTGAEFAGEMAWAWHDASGQREAAPIDADGGYLLELKFSGLTRTTPIRVETPAYELQAPLGDLLSGVVTGPDE, encoded by the coding sequence ATGGACAGACGTTCGTTCCTCCGGGCCGCCGGCGCGGCCGGGATTACCGGGACCGCCGCCACGGCAGGCTGTCTGGGCGGCTCGGGCGGCGAGCCCGTCGAACTGACGAACGAGACGGACGGCTACCCGCAGCCCCCCGAGAACGTGCCCGAGGAGCGCTCCATCGACACCGCGAGCTTCTCCACCACGAGCGTCGAGGGGACGGACGTCCCGCTCGCGCCCATCGAGGCCGCGCTCTACTGGCACCGGCGCCGCGAGGCCCGGTTCGCCGACGCGCGCGGCGAGAGCCAGTACGAGCGGTCGCGGATCACCGGCGCGGTGCTCAGCCCCGCGCCCGACGGCGGCGACTCCGACCCGGTCGCGGCCTGGCCCGAGGAGGACCGGATCGTCTGCTACTGCGGCTGTCCCCACCACCTCTCGTCGTTGCGGGCCGCGAGCCTCATCGAGAGCGGCTACGAGGAGGTGTACGTCATCGACGAGGGGTTCTGGGCGTGGCAGGACGGCGGCTACCCGATGGCCGGCTCGGCGGTCACCGACCGCCCCGAGACGCGGGCGATCCGCGGGCGGACGGGCGCCGAGTTCGCCGGCGAGATGGCCTGGGCGTGGCACGACGCGTCGGGCCAGCGGGAGGCCGCGCCGATCGACGCCGACGGGGGGTACCTGCTGGAGCTGAAGTTCTCCGGGCTCACCCGGACGACGCCGATCCGCGTCGAGACGCCAGCCTACGAGCTGCAGGCGCCGCTGGGCGACCTCCTGTCGGGGGTCGTCACCGGGCCGGACGAGTAG
- a CDS encoding DUF7350 domain-containing protein, producing the protein MDRRTFLRAAGAAGLAGTSATAGCLGFQLSEGGVPPVVEDRPDAVYYPSHVEGMEMAGMGTGGDYQVAVMYSFPHRFWNVNAESVERTDIRGEDAVHLMTAIWDPDTGQILPDTGLSVEILQDGELVSQEVIYPMLSQPMGFHYGANFPLPSDGTYTVRADVGAVTTRKTGAFREKFAEAATVDVAFEYSQSAVDDIQFETLDDAGETGAVEPMSMEMLPPSTAPATDELPGRVVGEATSNDAVLVATVLDSPPEGVEGDGSYLAVSARTPYNRMLIPAMGLDAALTRGDESVYEGELTATLDPDLSYHYGAVVDGVEDGDELELTPTVWPQTARHEGYETAFGALQGGMPPVTITVGN; encoded by the coding sequence ATGGACAGACGAACCTTCCTCCGGGCCGCCGGAGCCGCGGGACTCGCCGGGACGAGCGCGACGGCGGGCTGTCTCGGGTTCCAGCTCTCGGAGGGCGGCGTGCCGCCGGTCGTCGAGGACCGCCCCGACGCGGTGTACTACCCGAGCCACGTCGAGGGGATGGAGATGGCCGGGATGGGAACGGGCGGGGACTACCAGGTCGCGGTGATGTACTCGTTCCCGCACCGCTTCTGGAACGTGAACGCCGAGTCGGTCGAGCGGACCGACATCCGGGGCGAGGACGCTGTCCACCTGATGACGGCGATCTGGGACCCCGACACAGGGCAGATCCTCCCCGACACGGGGCTCTCGGTCGAGATCCTGCAGGACGGGGAGCTCGTCTCACAGGAGGTCATCTACCCGATGCTCTCCCAGCCGATGGGCTTTCACTACGGGGCCAACTTCCCGCTGCCCTCGGACGGCACCTACACCGTCCGCGCCGACGTCGGCGCGGTCACCACGCGCAAGACGGGCGCGTTCCGGGAGAAGTTCGCGGAGGCGGCGACCGTCGACGTCGCGTTCGAGTACAGCCAGTCCGCCGTGGACGACATCCAGTTCGAGACGCTCGACGACGCCGGCGAGACGGGCGCGGTCGAGCCGATGTCGATGGAGATGCTCCCGCCCTCGACCGCGCCCGCGACCGACGAGCTCCCCGGGCGAGTCGTGGGCGAGGCGACGAGCAACGACGCGGTGCTGGTGGCGACCGTCCTCGACTCGCCGCCCGAGGGCGTCGAGGGCGACGGCTCGTATCTGGCCGTCTCCGCCCGGACGCCGTACAACCGGATGCTCATCCCGGCGATGGGGCTCGACGCGGCGCTGACGCGCGGCGACGAGTCCGTCTACGAGGGCGAACTGACCGCGACGCTCGACCCCGACCTCTCGTACCACTACGGCGCGGTCGTCGACGGCGTCGAGGACGGCGACGAACTCGAACTGACGCCGACCGTCTGGCCCCAGACCGCGCGCCACGAGGGGTACGAGACGGCGTTCGGCGCGCTCCAGGGCGGAATGCCCCCGGTGACGATCACGGTCGGGAACTGA
- a CDS encoding MFS transporter, producing the protein MASESDGQGRLPTGIPWSSPTVRVVLLSTVLAPLGVPLISPALPTIRDVLALTDAQASLLVDRVGRRRVLIPSLFAFSLLGAAVALGPPYWVVLAVRVVQGTAAAALFITTVTLIGDTFEGVRRNTVLGVNVAVLSAGAAVYPLVGGALAAVSWNAPFAVYLVGLPVAVLAYRVLPEPAGERERRSVSYLRNVVSALPAREAAALYGSAFLIELLLFGAALTAVPFLLDGTYDLPAVLIGAVVTLTEVASVVTSALNGGFSRRVSNHGIIAAGFGIVGGGLVAAWWAPTLGVLVAATAALGAGWGTVLPSLDAGVSEGVETRFRAGALSFRNSTTFLGRALGPWLFTTLVVGRGYRPLLLVAGGCALAFVPVVLLLGRRG; encoded by the coding sequence ATGGCGAGCGAGTCCGACGGGCAGGGGCGCCTCCCGACCGGAATCCCCTGGTCGTCGCCGACCGTCCGCGTCGTCCTGTTGAGCACCGTGCTGGCGCCGCTGGGCGTGCCGCTGATCAGCCCCGCGCTCCCGACCATCAGGGACGTGCTCGCGCTCACCGACGCGCAGGCGAGCCTGCTCGTCGACCGCGTCGGCCGGCGTCGCGTGCTTATCCCGTCGCTGTTCGCCTTCAGCCTCCTCGGGGCCGCCGTCGCGCTCGGGCCGCCGTACTGGGTCGTCCTCGCGGTTCGCGTCGTGCAGGGGACCGCCGCCGCGGCGCTTTTCATCACCACGGTCACGCTCATCGGGGACACGTTCGAGGGCGTCCGGCGGAACACGGTGCTCGGGGTGAACGTCGCGGTCCTCTCGGCCGGCGCGGCGGTCTACCCGCTCGTCGGCGGCGCGCTCGCGGCCGTCTCCTGGAACGCGCCGTTCGCGGTGTACCTCGTCGGCCTCCCGGTCGCCGTGCTGGCCTACCGCGTCCTGCCGGAACCGGCCGGCGAGCGCGAGCGCCGGTCCGTCTCGTACCTCCGGAACGTCGTCTCCGCGCTCCCGGCGCGGGAGGCGGCCGCCCTCTACGGCTCGGCGTTCCTGATCGAACTGCTGCTGTTCGGCGCCGCGCTGACGGCGGTCCCGTTCCTGCTCGACGGCACCTACGACCTCCCGGCGGTGCTCATCGGCGCGGTGGTGACGCTGACGGAGGTCGCCTCAGTCGTGACGTCCGCGCTGAACGGCGGGTTCTCGAGGCGCGTCTCGAACCACGGCATCATCGCCGCCGGCTTCGGCATCGTCGGCGGTGGCCTCGTGGCGGCGTGGTGGGCACCCACGCTGGGCGTGCTCGTCGCGGCGACGGCCGCGCTCGGCGCGGGCTGGGGGACGGTGCTCCCGTCGCTCGACGCCGGCGTGAGCGAGGGCGTCGAGACGCGCTTTCGGGCCGGGGCGCTGAGCTTCCGGAACAGCACGACGTTCCTCGGCCGGGCGCTCGGGCCGTGGCTGTTCACGACGCTCGTGGTCGGGCGCGGCTACCGGCCGTTGTTGCTCGTCGCCGGCGGCTGCGCGCTGGCTTTCGTGCCCGTCGTGCTGTTACTGGGACGGCGAGGGTGA
- a CDS encoding heavy metal translocating P-type ATPase: MTDSSDGPDGPADGDPFQGDRPDEGDVVSLSVPDMDCASCADKVESSVSRLDGVEGIDARPTTGRLVVTYDRGTTDADAVAGRVEAAGYEVADGEEPSLRLSVPDMDCASCAGKVSAAIEGVAGAREYDTMPTTGTVLVRYAPDATDREALVAAVESAGYEVVETADESDGSAADRGSVWRSRRAVSTWVAAGATAVGFLLANPLTEATGPTVEVAGTTVVVGTLFYLAAVALAGAAVFRNGYYSLRNRSLDMDLLMSVAISGAVIVSVGFAEPFYFEAAMLATLFGVAELLEEYAMDRARTSLRELMDLSPDEATVVRDGDEVTVPAEDVDVGETVVVRPGEKIPRDGVVRDGTSAVNQAPVTGESVPVDKTAGDEVFAGTVNEEGYLEIEVTSAAGEDTLARIVDLVEDAQANRTEREQFVERFAGYYTPVVVTAAALLAVVPPLAFGAPAQQYVVYGLTLIVLACPCAFVISTPVTVVSGLTSAARNGVLVKGGDHLEAMGDVDAVAFDKTGTLTRGELAVTDVVPLGDRSEADVLECARGLELRSEHPIGDAIVEHAEGNGDGRAGSAGSNGAAGDAAEREISAFESITGKGVAAELGGRQHYAGKPGLFEELGFDLSHVHAATDGGVVTRTTRELCERHNCLDLLEDTVPALQSEGKTVVLVGTEDELEGVIAVADEVRPEARRTVERLREAGVATAMLTGDNDRTARAIAEEVGVDEYRAELLPKEKVAAVEELQAEHGTAAMVGDGINDAPALATATVGVAMGAAGTDTALETADIALLADDLTKLPYLYELANTGNGIIRQNVWTSLAAKAALALGVPFGLVPIWAAVLVGDAGMTTGVTANAMRLARISPADEGAESGDAVTAASEA, from the coding sequence ATGACCGATTCGAGCGACGGACCGGATGGGCCCGCCGACGGGGACCCGTTCCAGGGTGATCGTCCCGACGAGGGCGACGTCGTCTCCCTTTCCGTCCCCGACATGGACTGCGCCTCGTGCGCCGACAAGGTGGAGTCGAGCGTTTCGCGGCTCGACGGTGTCGAGGGGATCGACGCACGACCGACGACCGGGCGGCTGGTCGTCACCTACGACCGCGGCACTACCGACGCCGACGCGGTCGCGGGGCGCGTCGAGGCGGCCGGCTACGAGGTCGCCGACGGGGAGGAACCCTCGCTGCGGCTCTCGGTTCCCGACATGGACTGTGCCTCCTGTGCGGGGAAGGTCTCTGCGGCCATCGAGGGCGTCGCGGGCGCCCGCGAGTACGACACGATGCCGACGACCGGCACCGTCCTCGTGCGGTACGCCCCCGACGCGACGGACCGCGAGGCGCTCGTCGCGGCCGTCGAGTCCGCGGGCTACGAGGTCGTCGAGACGGCGGACGAGAGCGACGGGTCGGCCGCCGACCGCGGGAGCGTCTGGCGGAGCAGGCGCGCGGTCTCGACGTGGGTCGCCGCCGGCGCGACGGCGGTCGGCTTCCTGCTCGCGAACCCGCTCACGGAGGCGACCGGACCGACCGTCGAGGTGGCGGGGACGACCGTCGTCGTCGGCACGCTGTTCTACCTCGCGGCCGTGGCGCTCGCCGGCGCCGCCGTGTTCCGGAACGGCTACTACTCGCTCCGGAACCGCAGCCTCGACATGGATCTGCTGATGAGCGTCGCCATCTCCGGGGCGGTGATCGTCAGCGTCGGCTTCGCCGAGCCGTTCTACTTCGAGGCCGCGATGCTGGCGACGCTGTTCGGCGTCGCCGAGCTGCTGGAGGAGTACGCGATGGACCGCGCGCGCACCTCGCTCCGGGAGCTGATGGATCTCTCGCCGGACGAGGCGACGGTCGTCCGCGACGGCGACGAGGTGACCGTCCCGGCGGAGGACGTGGACGTGGGCGAGACGGTCGTCGTGCGGCCGGGCGAGAAGATCCCCCGCGACGGCGTCGTCCGCGACGGGACCAGCGCGGTGAACCAGGCGCCAGTAACCGGCGAGAGCGTCCCGGTGGACAAGACGGCCGGCGACGAGGTGTTCGCCGGCACCGTCAACGAGGAGGGCTACCTCGAGATCGAGGTGACCTCGGCGGCGGGCGAGGACACGCTCGCGCGCATCGTCGACCTCGTCGAGGACGCGCAGGCGAACCGGACCGAGCGCGAGCAGTTCGTCGAGCGCTTCGCGGGTTACTACACCCCGGTCGTCGTGACGGCGGCGGCGCTGCTCGCGGTCGTCCCGCCGCTCGCGTTCGGCGCGCCGGCCCAGCAGTACGTCGTCTACGGGCTGACGCTGATCGTGCTGGCGTGCCCGTGCGCGTTCGTCATCTCGACGCCCGTGACGGTCGTCTCGGGGCTGACGAGCGCGGCGCGCAACGGCGTGCTCGTGAAGGGGGGCGACCACCTGGAGGCGATGGGCGACGTCGACGCGGTCGCGTTCGACAAGACGGGCACGCTGACGAGGGGCGAACTGGCGGTCACGGACGTCGTCCCGCTGGGCGACCGCTCGGAGGCTGACGTGCTGGAGTGTGCCCGCGGGCTCGAACTCCGCTCGGAGCACCCCATCGGCGACGCCATCGTCGAGCACGCCGAGGGGAACGGGGACGGGAGGGCCGGATCGGCCGGATCGAACGGCGCGGCCGGCGACGCTGCCGAGCGGGAGATCTCGGCCTTCGAGAGCATCACCGGCAAGGGCGTCGCCGCCGAACTCGGCGGTCGGCAGCACTACGCCGGGAAGCCGGGGCTGTTCGAGGAGCTCGGCTTCGACCTCTCGCACGTCCACGCCGCGACCGACGGGGGCGTCGTCACCCGAACGACCCGCGAACTCTGCGAGCGCCACAACTGTCTCGACCTGCTGGAGGACACCGTCCCGGCGCTCCAGTCGGAGGGGAAGACGGTCGTCCTGGTGGGAACCGAGGACGAACTCGAGGGCGTCATCGCCGTCGCCGACGAAGTCCGCCCCGAGGCGAGACGGACCGTCGAACGGCTCCGCGAGGCCGGCGTCGCCACCGCGATGCTCACCGGCGACAACGACCGGACGGCGCGGGCCATCGCCGAGGAGGTCGGCGTCGACGAGTACCGCGCCGAACTCCTGCCCAAGGAGAAGGTGGCGGCCGTCGAGGAGTTGCAGGCCGAGCACGGCACGGCCGCGATGGTCGGGGACGGCATCAACGACGCGCCGGCGCTGGCGACCGCGACCGTCGGGGTCGCCATGGGCGCGGCCGGCACGGACACGGCCCTGGAGACGGCCGACATCGCGTTGCTGGCCGACGACCTCACGAAGCTCCCGTACCTCTACGAGCTGGCGAACACGGGCAACGGCATCATCCGGCAGAACGTCTGGACGAGCCTCGCGGCGAAGGCAGCGCTCGCGCTCGGCGTCCCGTTCGGGCTGGTCCCCATCTGGGCGGCAGTCCTCGTCGGCGACGCGGGCATGACGACGGGCGTGACGGCCAACGCGATGCGGCTGGCGCGCATCTCGCCCGCGGACGAGGGCGCCGAATCCGGGGACGCCGTGACGGCGGCGTCCGAGGCGTAG